One part of the Pirellulaceae bacterium genome encodes these proteins:
- the thrC gene encoding threonine synthase — protein MADPSVATSRSSPLTSGVACQRCINSGCRATFDISQTRTACDHCGDLLDIEYDWSQIAVPKQLRDFEKMWSQRHDPVRFSGVWRFHELLPFAPTNFLVTVGEGQTLLQRADRVASYVGQSEGNLYLQYEGMNPSGSFKDNGMCAAFTHAHLTGARRAACASTGNTSASLAMYSSVTNLMKAVIFVGSGKIAYGKLSQALEYGALTVQIAGDFDDAMVRVREVSKDLGIYLVNSVNPFRLEGQKTIMFRVLEALRWQVPDWIVVPGGNLGNSSAFGKAFKELHELGLIDRVPRLAVINAAGADTLYQLYERRGLRWNNGQPDQRIVSDYYQELDSRNCKADTIASAIEINRPVNLKKCLRALDFCDGVVRKVSDQEMLDAKAQVGAGGIGCEPASAASVAGAKLLREEGVIAPSERVVCILTGHQLKDPTATVAYHTTDQDKFNEVLGSRGVARASFANRAVAVPNELDAIIRAIHLYS, from the coding sequence ATGGCCGACCCATCCGTGGCCACTAGTCGCAGCAGCCCACTCACTAGTGGGGTGGCCTGCCAACGCTGTATTAATTCTGGCTGTCGAGCGACCTTTGACATCAGCCAGACCCGGACAGCTTGCGACCATTGCGGTGACCTACTTGACATTGAGTACGATTGGTCGCAGATCGCAGTTCCCAAGCAACTGCGCGATTTTGAGAAGATGTGGTCGCAGCGCCATGATCCGGTTCGGTTCAGCGGCGTTTGGAGATTCCATGAACTGCTGCCATTTGCACCCACCAATTTCTTAGTGACGGTGGGTGAAGGTCAAACACTGCTACAGCGTGCCGATCGTGTGGCCAGCTACGTTGGGCAGTCCGAAGGTAATCTGTACCTACAGTATGAGGGCATGAACCCCAGCGGCTCGTTCAAAGACAACGGCATGTGCGCCGCATTTACACATGCTCATCTGACTGGCGCTCGCCGCGCCGCCTGCGCTTCGACTGGCAACACCAGTGCTTCGCTGGCGATGTACAGTTCGGTCACGAACCTGATGAAGGCGGTGATTTTCGTGGGCAGTGGCAAAATCGCCTACGGTAAGTTATCTCAAGCGCTGGAATACGGTGCCTTAACTGTACAAATCGCTGGAGATTTTGACGACGCCATGGTGCGCGTACGCGAAGTCTCCAAAGACCTCGGCATCTATCTGGTTAACAGTGTCAATCCGTTCCGGCTGGAAGGTCAAAAGACCATCATGTTCCGCGTGCTCGAAGCGTTGCGCTGGCAAGTACCCGACTGGATCGTGGTTCCCGGGGGCAACTTGGGTAACTCAAGCGCATTTGGCAAGGCTTTTAAAGAGTTACATGAGTTGGGATTGATCGACCGCGTGCCTCGATTGGCCGTCATCAACGCCGCCGGTGCCGATACGCTGTATCAATTGTACGAGCGTCGTGGTCTGCGCTGGAATAACGGACAACCCGATCAGCGCATCGTCAGCGATTACTACCAAGAACTGGATAGTCGCAATTGCAAAGCGGACACAATCGCCAGTGCCATTGAGATCAATCGCCCCGTAAACTTGAAGAAGTGCCTGCGAGCCCTGGATTTTTGTGATGGCGTGGTTCGTAAGGTCAGCGACCAGGAAATGCTGGACGCCAAAGCACAAGTTGGTGCGGGCGGAATCGGCTGTGAACCGGCCAGCGCCGCCAGCGTGGCTGGGGCAAAGCTGCTGAGAGAGGAGGGCGTTATTGCCCCCTCAGAGCGCGTGGTTTGTATTTTGACTGGCCATCAGCTCAAAGATCCAACTGCGACCGTGGCCTATCATACGACGGACCAAGATAAATTCAACGAAGTGTTGGGCAGCCGTGGAGTGGCCCGTGCCTCGTTCGCAAATCGGGCGGTGGCCGTGCCCAACGAACTGGATGCGATCATCCGAGCCATTCACTTGTACAGTTGA
- the dapB gene encoding 4-hydroxy-tetrahydrodipicolinate reductase has product MGRRLIALGHADSQLQIVGAVDSSKNPLIGSDAGQAAGVGTIGLTLTEQWPDRADVAIDFSVPAACLQAVQLCQERSIALVAATTGLEPHQVDVIRAASNFIPICWAPNMSLAVNLTMRLAQQAATALKAQQPDVEILERHHRFKEDSPSGTALKFGELIANAMGLTSHVHGREGQCGPRTRNEIGYHAIRTGDDPGQHTIIFGMLGETIELRVAASNRDCYAQGALAAAKFLVGKPPGLYSMFDVLGLPPH; this is encoded by the coding sequence ATGGGAAGGCGCTTGATCGCACTGGGGCATGCAGATTCTCAATTGCAGATTGTGGGCGCCGTCGACTCATCCAAGAACCCTTTGATAGGTTCCGATGCCGGTCAGGCGGCTGGAGTGGGCACCATCGGCTTGACGCTGACCGAACAGTGGCCTGACCGAGCCGATGTCGCCATTGACTTTTCGGTTCCCGCCGCCTGTTTGCAGGCTGTCCAGCTTTGTCAAGAACGATCCATCGCCCTGGTTGCAGCCACAACCGGGTTAGAGCCGCATCAAGTGGACGTCATTCGAGCCGCTTCTAATTTCATCCCAATCTGCTGGGCCCCGAATATGTCCCTGGCGGTGAATTTAACCATGCGTCTGGCTCAGCAGGCAGCCACGGCGCTCAAAGCCCAACAACCCGACGTGGAAATTCTGGAACGCCACCATCGTTTCAAGGAAGACTCGCCCAGCGGCACCGCCTTGAAATTCGGTGAGCTGATCGCCAACGCCATGGGTTTGACCAGCCACGTACACGGCCGCGAAGGACAGTGTGGCCCACGCACTCGCAACGAAATTGGATATCACGCAATTCGCACTGGTGACGATCCCGGGCAGCATACGATTATCTTTGGCATGTTAGGAGAAACGATCGAGCTGCGTGTGGCTGCGTCCAATCGCGATTGTTACGCTCAAGGCGCACTGGCAGCTGCTAAGTTTCTAGTTGGCAAACCACCAGGGTTGTACTCGATGTTCGATGTTCTCGGTTTGCCACCGCATTAG
- a CDS encoding inositol monophosphatase family protein, which yields MKTFRDGRLAAAIELTRLAGRATLEHFGRPIDVDRKDDNSPVTIADRGAEQLIRQHLSQRFPNDAILGEEFGMQAGSSDYQWIVDPIDGTKSFITGVPLYSTLLAVQHRGQTVMGVIFIPALDELVFAADGHGAWHCLAGKPPARCQVSQRTLDKGAFLMSQADLFARQNALAAYQALEREAYVTRTWGDGYGYLLVATGRAELMVDPIANPWDLAAPQIIIDQAGGRFTDWQGNATAFGGNGIGSNAIVHQRALDCCRSLISNSE from the coding sequence ATCAAGACCTTTCGTGATGGGCGACTTGCAGCCGCCATCGAGTTAACGCGGCTGGCCGGCAGAGCGACGCTCGAACATTTCGGGCGTCCCATTGATGTTGACCGCAAAGACGATAACTCACCTGTCACCATCGCTGATCGCGGAGCCGAACAGCTCATTCGCCAGCACTTGTCGCAGCGTTTTCCCAACGATGCCATCTTAGGCGAAGAGTTTGGCATGCAGGCCGGTAGCTCCGATTACCAATGGATTGTCGATCCCATTGATGGAACCAAGAGCTTTATCACGGGAGTGCCGCTGTATTCGACGCTGCTGGCTGTACAGCACCGAGGACAAACCGTCATGGGCGTGATTTTCATTCCAGCTTTAGATGAGCTGGTATTCGCAGCGGATGGCCATGGCGCTTGGCATTGCTTGGCTGGCAAACCACCCGCACGTTGTCAGGTATCACAGCGCACGTTGGACAAAGGCGCATTTTTGATGTCCCAAGCCGACCTCTTTGCGCGGCAAAATGCACTGGCAGCTTATCAAGCTCTTGAACGAGAAGCCTATGTGACGCGCACTTGGGGAGACGGCTACGGGTATCTGTTAGTGGCAACTGGACGCGCTGAACTGATGGTTGATCCGATCGCCAATCCATGGGATCTGGCTGCTCCACAAATCATCATCGACCAAGCCGGTGGTCGCTTTACCGATTGGCAAGGAAACGCTACCGCCTTTGGTGGCAACGGCATCGGTAGTAACGCCATCGTCCACCAACGCGCCCTGGACTGCTGCCGATCGCTGATTTCCAATTCAGAGTGA
- a CDS encoding signal peptidase II, which yields MRWCFFAAIAVAGAISDLWTKQRIFEWLGLPGESPPYWLLEPYAGLETTVNPGALFGMGAGWGSVFALMACLACVVILVWMVKYRAIESWWLTVSLAMVLGGIVGNLHDRLGLWNPPLDRPEWASGVRDWILLRYGEFTWPNFNIADSLLVCGAILLAVHSFLYAPSGDAKIRSNGRLGSS from the coding sequence ATGCGATGGTGTTTTTTTGCGGCAATCGCTGTCGCAGGAGCGATCAGCGATTTGTGGACGAAACAGCGAATCTTCGAGTGGTTGGGTTTGCCTGGCGAGAGTCCGCCCTATTGGCTGCTTGAGCCGTATGCCGGGTTGGAGACTACGGTCAATCCGGGCGCGTTGTTTGGTATGGGGGCCGGCTGGGGTTCGGTGTTCGCCCTGATGGCCTGTCTGGCTTGCGTCGTAATTCTGGTTTGGATGGTGAAGTATCGGGCCATTGAGAGTTGGTGGCTAACCGTTTCGCTGGCGATGGTGCTCGGCGGGATCGTTGGTAATCTGCATGATCGGCTGGGACTGTGGAATCCACCCCTGGATCGGCCCGAATGGGCCAGCGGTGTCCGGGATTGGATACTTCTGCGATATGGCGAGTTCACCTGGCCAAATTTCAACATCGCCGACAGCCTATTGGTCTGTGGAGCCATTTTATTGGCCGTGCACTCATTCCTGTATGCGCCAAGCGGCGATGCCAAGATTCGAAGTAATGGCAGGCTCGGCAGTTCATGA
- a CDS encoding PSD1 domain-containing protein: MRASWVAVVGAAGLWLTASSCVADDSATVDFHRHVRPLLSDRCFQCHGPDAATRQADLRLDDPTSLARVVAPGKPQESELLRRVLSHDASTVMPPPEINKPLSRSEVDRLRAWIQNGAAWSGHWAYQVPQRWPIPEAGPSRWSTNWIDAFIGAKLSDYGLSPAPVAEAVTLLRRLTFDLTGLPPTQQQLEQWQAPPLDPLTYETAVDELLFSPGFGERLAIYWLDLVRYADSVGYHGDQEHNISAYRDWVIGAFNDGLTFDEMTRHQLAGDLLPNPTLEQRIATGYNRVLQTTHEGGLQPGEYRAIYAADRVRNLSAVWLGATVGCAQCHDHKFDPYTMHDFYSLAAFFADIDDEKHFTAGSNESPTRRDPEIELPTVWQRQRGAELAHELQRLQDELNIADPQQRKATQAQIKHTEKLISELNRQVRSSMITQALAEPRVTRVLPRGNWMDESGPIVEPSFPKFLSTPRPLGSEQLPRLTRLDLANWLVDSEDGIGLLTARVLVNRIWHLLFGQGLASDLGDLGGQGQPPSHPELLDNLAHDLVDHHWDVRSTIRLIVTSQTYRQASSADQQSLERDLGNRWLARQSAFRLPAEMIRDNALAVSGLLVNQFGGPSSRPYQPEGYYRHLNFPQREYQADSTENQWRRGVYMHWQRQFLHPMLRALDATGREECTALRQQSNTPLAALTLLNDPTFVEAARGLAERGWLAVSNTNFSDADHANAQRLKWLFRTVTNREISQPELAELTLLLDTSRNYFQDQPEQATALLGVGIHPRWTDCVADELAAWTQVCRALLNLSELNMRL, translated from the coding sequence ATGAGAGCAAGTTGGGTAGCCGTCGTAGGGGCGGCGGGACTGTGGTTGACGGCATCTAGCTGCGTTGCCGATGATTCGGCGACTGTAGACTTTCATCGCCACGTTCGACCGCTGCTGTCGGATCGCTGTTTCCAGTGTCATGGACCGGATGCTGCTACGCGACAAGCCGATTTGAGACTCGACGATCCAACTTCCCTGGCGCGAGTCGTCGCGCCCGGCAAGCCGCAGGAGAGCGAGCTGTTGCGGCGAGTGCTCAGCCATGATGCCTCGACCGTCATGCCTCCGCCAGAAATCAACAAGCCACTGAGCAGATCAGAAGTCGATCGGCTGAGGGCTTGGATTCAGAATGGTGCCGCCTGGTCAGGGCATTGGGCTTATCAAGTTCCTCAACGCTGGCCCATTCCCGAGGCAGGCCCGTCGCGCTGGTCGACCAATTGGATCGATGCCTTCATCGGTGCAAAATTGAGCGATTACGGTTTGTCACCCGCGCCGGTGGCCGAGGCGGTCACGCTGCTGCGACGGTTGACGTTTGATTTGACGGGTCTGCCGCCAACTCAGCAGCAACTAGAACAGTGGCAGGCCCCCCCGTTGGATCCGTTGACCTATGAAACAGCCGTAGACGAACTGCTTTTCAGTCCGGGTTTTGGCGAGCGACTGGCTATCTATTGGTTGGATTTAGTCCGCTATGCGGATTCGGTCGGCTACCACGGCGACCAAGAGCACAACATCTCCGCCTATCGCGACTGGGTGATTGGCGCTTTTAACGATGGTTTGACGTTTGACGAGATGACTCGCCACCAATTGGCTGGCGATCTGCTGCCCAACCCAACGCTAGAGCAGCGCATTGCCACTGGTTATAACCGGGTACTTCAAACCACACACGAAGGCGGATTACAACCAGGCGAATATCGCGCCATCTACGCAGCGGATCGCGTACGCAATCTGTCGGCGGTCTGGCTGGGTGCCACGGTAGGTTGTGCGCAGTGTCACGACCACAAGTTTGACCCATATACCATGCACGATTTCTATTCGCTGGCGGCCTTCTTCGCTGATATTGACGATGAAAAACACTTCACGGCTGGCTCAAATGAATCGCCAACTCGACGCGACCCCGAAATCGAATTGCCTACCGTGTGGCAACGGCAACGAGGAGCGGAACTCGCCCATGAACTGCAGCGTTTGCAAGATGAATTGAACATCGCAGACCCGCAGCAGCGCAAGGCAACGCAGGCACAAATCAAGCATACAGAGAAACTCATCAGCGAATTGAATAGACAAGTCCGCAGCTCGATGATTACCCAGGCGTTGGCTGAGCCACGAGTAACGCGCGTCCTGCCGCGTGGCAACTGGATGGACGAAAGTGGTCCAATCGTCGAGCCGAGCTTTCCGAAGTTTCTTTCGACGCCCAGACCATTAGGCTCTGAACAGTTACCAAGGCTGACACGATTGGATTTAGCCAATTGGCTGGTGGATTCTGAGGACGGAATTGGACTGTTGACAGCGCGCGTCCTGGTCAATCGCATCTGGCATTTGTTGTTTGGACAAGGTCTGGCCTCGGATCTGGGCGACCTTGGTGGTCAGGGGCAGCCGCCATCGCATCCAGAGTTGTTAGATAATTTGGCGCATGACTTGGTGGACCACCACTGGGATGTTCGCAGCACGATTCGTCTGATCGTGACTAGTCAGACTTATCGTCAAGCATCTTCAGCAGATCAACAGTCCTTGGAGCGTGACCTAGGGAATCGCTGGCTGGCGCGACAGTCTGCCTTTCGATTGCCGGCTGAGATGATTCGCGATAACGCGCTGGCCGTTAGCGGCCTACTGGTCAACCAGTTTGGCGGTCCAAGTTCGCGTCCCTACCAACCAGAAGGTTACTATCGTCACCTGAATTTTCCGCAACGCGAATATCAGGCTGATTCAACTGAGAATCAGTGGCGTCGAGGTGTGTACATGCACTGGCAGCGACAATTCCTCCATCCCATGTTGCGGGCGTTGGATGCCACTGGTCGTGAAGAGTGTACGGCCCTGCGCCAACAGTCCAACACACCACTGGCGGCGCTGACGCTGTTGAACGATCCAACGTTCGTCGAAGCGGCTCGCGGGTTGGCCGAGCGAGGCTGGCTTGCCGTCTCGAATACAAACTTTTCCGATGCGGACCATGCCAACGCTCAACGATTGAAGTGGTTGTTCCGAACCGTCACGAACCGTGAAATCAGCCAGCCGGAGCTGGCAGAACTCACGTTGCTGCTAGATACAAGTCGTAATTACTTTCAGGATCAACCTGAACAGGCAACAGCGTTGTTGGGCGTAGGCATTCACCCGCGGTGGACCGATTGTGTTGCTGATGAACTGGCTGCGTGGACCCAGGTATGTCGAGCGCTGCTGAACCTGTCTGAGCTGAACATGAGACTCTGA
- a CDS encoding DUF1501 domain-containing protein has protein sequence MKKRESCWTAAGHAAVQIALGQQLRRRAFLQSAGLGVGLAALSSLQIEQAHGSENISATAGLPDLPHHLPRAKRVLFLYMSGGPSQLETFDYKPELNRLDGRPMPESFTAGQPLAQLQGQDLKIQGHLTRFQQYGASGQWVSDYLPHQASIVDELCIIRSMVTEQINHDPAHAFMNTGTALSGRPSMGAWIAYGLGSLSRDLPSFVVMTSVGGRNPQPIASRQWSSGFLPAQYQGVEFNSVGAPVHYLSNPPGIGLQQQRELVDSISRLDQLRHASPLGGDIEARIAAYEMAFQMQTSVPALVDMSGESQQTLDAYGATPGDGSYASNCLLARRLLERDVRFVQLYHRGWDHHGDLQKYMEVCGRLTDQPTTALLLDLKQRGLLEDTLVIWGGEFGRTPMFQGKGGPGRDHHIKGFTMWLAGGGIRPGTSFGATDELGYNAVQQIVHVRDLHATMLYLLGIDDRRFSVRHQGLDMRLTGVEPARVLHELIR, from the coding sequence ATGAAAAAGCGCGAATCATGTTGGACAGCAGCTGGACATGCTGCAGTCCAAATTGCACTGGGACAGCAACTTCGGCGCCGAGCTTTCTTGCAATCTGCCGGCCTTGGCGTTGGATTGGCCGCGCTGAGCAGCCTACAGATCGAACAGGCACACGGGAGCGAGAACATCTCTGCAACTGCAGGGCTACCGGATCTGCCACATCATCTACCCCGAGCCAAACGCGTGCTGTTTTTGTACATGTCTGGCGGGCCATCGCAGTTGGAAACCTTCGATTACAAACCTGAGCTGAATCGGCTGGACGGCCGCCCCATGCCGGAATCGTTCACTGCGGGACAGCCGCTGGCGCAATTACAAGGTCAAGACCTGAAGATCCAAGGACATTTGACTCGGTTTCAACAGTATGGTGCCAGCGGACAGTGGGTCAGCGATTATCTTCCCCATCAGGCTTCGATCGTTGACGAACTGTGCATTATCCGCTCGATGGTCACCGAGCAGATTAATCATGACCCTGCGCATGCGTTTATGAACACGGGAACAGCGCTCAGTGGCCGGCCGTCGATGGGAGCCTGGATTGCGTACGGACTTGGTAGCCTGTCCCGCGACCTGCCCAGTTTCGTCGTCATGACCAGTGTGGGCGGTCGCAATCCACAGCCCATTGCATCGCGGCAATGGTCGTCTGGTTTTTTGCCTGCCCAGTATCAAGGTGTGGAATTTAATTCTGTGGGCGCGCCGGTCCACTATCTCAGCAATCCTCCGGGCATCGGCCTGCAACAACAGCGTGAACTGGTGGACTCGATTTCTCGATTGGACCAATTACGTCATGCCAGCCCATTGGGCGGCGATATTGAAGCTCGAATCGCCGCTTATGAGATGGCGTTTCAAATGCAAACGTCGGTGCCTGCGCTGGTGGATATGAGCGGCGAGAGCCAGCAGACACTCGACGCCTACGGGGCTACGCCCGGCGACGGCTCGTATGCCTCGAACTGCCTATTGGCTCGACGACTCTTGGAACGTGACGTGCGCTTTGTTCAGTTGTACCATCGCGGTTGGGATCATCACGGTGACTTGCAAAAATACATGGAAGTCTGCGGACGTCTAACCGACCAGCCGACGACAGCGCTGTTATTGGACCTGAAACAACGTGGACTCTTGGAGGATACCTTAGTCATCTGGGGTGGTGAATTTGGTCGCACACCGATGTTCCAAGGCAAAGGCGGTCCCGGGCGTGATCATCATATCAAGGGGTTTACGATGTGGCTGGCCGGTGGTGGTATTCGCCCTGGCACGTCCTTTGGCGCCACCGATGAATTGGGATACAACGCTGTCCAGCAGATCGTTCACGTTCGCGACCTTCACGCCACCATGCTGTATTTGCT
- a CDS encoding PEP-CTERM sorting domain-containing protein (PEP-CTERM proteins occur, often in large numbers, in the proteomes of bacteria that also encode an exosortase, a predicted intramembrane cysteine proteinase. The presence of a PEP-CTERM domain at a protein's C-terminus predicts cleavage within the sorting domain, followed by covalent anchoring to some some component of the (usually Gram-negative) cell surface. Many PEP-CTERM proteins exhibit an unusual sequence composition that includes large numbers of potential glycosylation sites. Expression of one such protein has been shown restore the ability of a bacterium to form floc, a type of biofilm.), producing MLMSAVNRFWLLVLSVSFVHSTSISLNAGLVYVDQLYGYSVTTYQYTMGTTSSGSVPLLADVYQPVDIGLGAIPVNRPAIVLQDGGAWSSARRTAGRVTDPARYFAQRGYTVVITDYRQGAPAADHSNATVGNTIFGTQPYAGLTVPFLYSIFPGLKAVRAGIEDFAVAIDWTRTNAAMLGIDPDRIAAGGGSAGAINLLMLQYNNNPINSRYAAQAVISLVGSTYGNYNKIQAGGPPVFLLNNTADLVVPWEPQMLNRFLAVGIDTEMWYQPTDATYHNVEWDLDLGGLNLRERLRDFLARTVATPYMVPEPSSFALLLCAMTGLGYRHRRRAL from the coding sequence ATGTTGATGAGCGCAGTGAATCGTTTCTGGCTTTTGGTCCTGTCTGTTTCCTTCGTCCATTCTACCTCGATCAGCTTAAACGCTGGCTTGGTGTACGTCGACCAGTTGTATGGTTATTCGGTCACCACGTACCAGTATACGATGGGCACCACTAGTTCTGGATCGGTTCCCTTGCTGGCAGATGTTTATCAGCCCGTGGATATTGGCTTGGGTGCCATCCCCGTGAATCGTCCTGCCATCGTGCTCCAGGATGGTGGCGCTTGGTCATCGGCCAGACGTACTGCAGGTCGGGTCACCGATCCTGCCCGCTATTTTGCTCAGCGTGGTTACACCGTAGTTATTACAGACTATCGGCAGGGTGCACCAGCAGCAGACCACAGTAATGCGACTGTGGGTAATACCATCTTTGGTACGCAGCCCTACGCGGGTTTGACGGTTCCGTTCCTCTATAGTATTTTTCCGGGGCTGAAGGCCGTACGAGCTGGAATTGAGGACTTTGCAGTTGCGATCGACTGGACTCGCACCAACGCCGCCATGCTTGGAATCGATCCCGACCGAATTGCTGCCGGTGGCGGATCTGCCGGAGCGATTAATCTATTGATGCTGCAGTACAACAATAACCCGATCAACTCGCGCTATGCGGCTCAAGCGGTGATCTCACTAGTGGGTTCCACCTACGGTAACTACAACAAGATTCAGGCTGGCGGCCCTCCGGTTTTCTTACTGAACAATACGGCCGACTTAGTGGTGCCTTGGGAACCGCAAATGCTTAACCGGTTCCTGGCTGTCGGCATCGACACGGAAATGTGGTACCAGCCTACCGATGCTACCTATCACAACGTTGAGTGGGATCTCGATCTTGGGGGACTCAATTTGCGGGAGCGCCTCCGTGACTTCTTAGCACGCACGGTGGCTACGCCTTATATGGTACCGGAGCCCTCTAGTTTCGCGCTGCTACTGTGTGCCATGACTGGCTTGGGATATCGGCATCGTCGCCGAGCGCTGTAG
- a CDS encoding TraR/DksA C4-type zinc finger protein, producing the protein MAAPAKKDYSQFKTILLEKRRRLYGDVAMMSQEALGSDDAAVDNHAPIHPAEVGSHSFEQEFTLGLLSRDGDKIRLVDMALEKIAEGTYGLCDECGARIPKGRLEMLPESIFCVKCAGRLESSGY; encoded by the coding sequence GTGGCGGCCCCAGCCAAAAAAGACTATTCCCAATTCAAGACGATTTTGCTAGAGAAGCGTCGCCGGTTGTACGGCGATGTGGCCATGATGTCTCAGGAGGCACTGGGGTCCGACGACGCGGCGGTGGACAATCACGCTCCCATCCATCCAGCTGAAGTTGGCTCGCACAGCTTTGAACAGGAATTCACCTTGGGGTTGCTGTCGCGGGATGGTGACAAAATTCGGCTGGTTGACATGGCCCTTGAGAAAATAGCAGAGGGCACGTACGGACTATGCGACGAATGCGGGGCCAGGATACCCAAAGGTCGTCTGGAGATGTTGCCGGAGTCGATCTTCTGCGTGAAGTGTGCCGGCCGGCTTGAGAGTTCAGGATATTGA